The following coding sequences lie in one Variovorax terrae genomic window:
- a CDS encoding esterase/lipase family protein, translating to MLARLQQAITLSLLAAAVVWLWAWWPHSPALAWAGFAAMVLGYSAFLAIEFIALRFISRVDPAPRPGWGALFRAWLGETLVAPRVFCWRQPFRANAIPDGLPSGVVSGQRGVVLIHGFFCNRGFWAPWLQRLRDSGHAFVAVNLEPVFGSIEDYVPVIEAAVRRVSLATGLPPVLVCHSMGGLAARAWLRTMAADDRVHHVITIGTPHRGTWLGRFSTMPNGRQMRLRSDWLRQLGQDEPAHRHALFTCWYSNCDNIVFPASTATLPGADNRLVEGVAHVDLAFRPDVMAASLAIITAV from the coding sequence ATGCTGGCGCGACTGCAGCAAGCCATCACCCTGTCGCTGCTCGCCGCGGCTGTCGTTTGGCTGTGGGCGTGGTGGCCGCACTCGCCGGCACTGGCTTGGGCAGGTTTTGCGGCGATGGTCCTGGGCTACTCGGCATTTCTAGCTATCGAATTCATAGCGCTTCGATTCATCAGCCGAGTCGATCCGGCCCCTCGTCCTGGCTGGGGCGCACTGTTCCGGGCCTGGCTGGGCGAAACCCTGGTGGCGCCCCGCGTGTTCTGCTGGCGCCAGCCTTTTCGAGCCAACGCCATTCCCGACGGCTTGCCCTCGGGAGTTGTTTCTGGACAACGAGGGGTGGTGCTGATCCATGGTTTCTTTTGCAACCGTGGTTTCTGGGCGCCGTGGCTCCAGCGGCTGCGCGACTCGGGCCATGCCTTCGTCGCCGTCAACCTGGAGCCGGTGTTCGGCTCCATCGAGGACTATGTGCCGGTGATCGAGGCGGCCGTGCGCCGCGTCAGCCTGGCCACCGGATTGCCGCCGGTGCTGGTGTGCCACAGCATGGGCGGGCTGGCGGCGCGGGCCTGGCTGCGCACCATGGCGGCGGACGATCGGGTGCACCACGTCATCACCATCGGAACGCCGCACCGCGGCACCTGGCTGGGCCGCTTCAGCACGATGCCCAACGGCCGGCAGATGCGGCTGCGCAGCGACTGGCTGCGCCAGCTCGGGCAGGATGAGCCGGCGCACCGTCACGCGCTCTTCACCTGCTGGTACTCCAACTGTGACAACATCGTGTTTCCGGCCTCCACGGCCACGCTGCCCGGTGCCGACAACCGGCTGGTTGAGGGCGTGGCGCATGTCGACCTGGCTTTTCGGCCCGACGTGATGGCCGCTTCACTGGCGATAATCACTGCAGTGTGA
- a CDS encoding response regulator — MPMIVVMEDDAGTRMLVASVLKKDGYIVLTAEDGEQGLKLVEQHRPALIISDVQMPGMNGFQMLAAVRQNPLISATPVILLTSLQERGHMRLGMNTGADDYITKPFRPGELREAAAAQLNKRAMQAALQSMAVGAAVQTALEDQKHKLAKLYEQRLAKELSDRWPAGDGNSGDERFEQATVLFADMLHYAALAEQLSPAELSDLVKRFYGSAGDTVHLFGARYMQFVGEGMLAVFVDSTDTKSVNHGLRAARAALGLVDSAHRMRLFLRTHFAGHELPRFDVSVALHSGAVTLTRLQDPLHDTMAQTLPVGDAVSATMLLQKQAPAHGWAIAASVSMLRGVTGAVRTGGRALIELPGRSAPLDAAELTGLAL; from the coding sequence ATGCCCATGATCGTCGTGATGGAAGACGACGCCGGCACACGGATGCTGGTGGCCTCCGTGCTCAAGAAGGATGGCTACATCGTTCTGACCGCAGAAGACGGGGAGCAGGGTCTGAAGCTGGTCGAACAGCACCGCCCGGCGCTGATCATCAGCGATGTGCAGATGCCCGGCATGAACGGCTTCCAGATGCTGGCCGCCGTGCGCCAGAACCCCCTGATCTCCGCCACGCCCGTGATCCTGCTCACCTCGCTGCAGGAGCGCGGCCACATGCGGCTGGGCATGAACACCGGGGCCGATGACTACATCACCAAGCCCTTCCGGCCCGGCGAGCTGCGGGAGGCGGCCGCGGCCCAGCTCAACAAGCGCGCCATGCAGGCCGCGCTGCAAAGCATGGCCGTGGGCGCGGCCGTGCAGACTGCACTCGAAGACCAGAAGCACAAGCTGGCCAAACTGTACGAGCAGCGGCTGGCCAAGGAGCTCAGCGATCGCTGGCCGGCAGGCGACGGCAACAGCGGCGACGAACGATTCGAGCAGGCGACGGTGCTGTTTGCGGACATGCTGCACTACGCCGCTCTGGCGGAACAGCTCAGCCCGGCCGAGCTCAGCGACCTCGTGAAGCGTTTCTACGGCAGCGCCGGCGACACGGTGCACCTGTTCGGCGCTCGCTACATGCAGTTTGTCGGCGAGGGCATGCTGGCCGTGTTCGTGGACAGCACCGATACGAAATCGGTGAACCACGGCCTGCGCGCCGCGCGCGCGGCGCTGGGCCTGGTGGATTCGGCGCACCGCATGCGCCTGTTCCTGCGCACCCATTTCGCGGGCCACGAACTGCCGCGCTTCGACGTGAGCGTGGCCCTGCACAGCGGCGCGGTGACCTTGACCCGCCTGCAGGACCCGCTGCACGACACGATGGCGCAAACGCTGCCGGTGGGGGACGCCGTCAGCGCGACCATGCTGCTGCAGAAGCAGGCCCCCGCGCATGGCTGGGCCATTGCCGCCAGCGTGTCCATGCTGCGTGGCGTGACCGGCGCCGTGCGAACCGGTGGGCGCGCGCTGATCGAGTTGCCTGGCCGCTCGGCGCCCCTCGATGCCGCCGAGCTGACCGGGCTGGCCCTGTGA